In one Tindallia californiensis genomic region, the following are encoded:
- a CDS encoding ABC transporter substrate-binding protein, which yields MKKIWLMLLIGMLSLSVVTGCSGSDSNVEESIAPEESSEKVAEEVTEDTELTEIVVAELRSEFWIQAYLADSLGFFEEEGLAVEFVTTTDGPVAFQAMHAGSSHFTMLSTEPVLRAQDQGLESTILLSTLKNKPYMLIGAEGIERVEDLKGETIFAGMPGSAPYSFAVSILEKHGMSEEDVEWAQMEYGASLGALENGHVAAIYLRSTAKDEAAAINANVIVDVSDSQQHEEIYGTARYESSIIVGTKEFVEDNPEEVQAFVNAIVKAMAWLEDASNEEVVDIASEHFQGRGISADQIEYLRPSLNPDGMITEAGHETIIAFCMEEGIIERDISFEEIYDLTFLTEAIEMILE from the coding sequence TTGAAAAAAATATGGTTGATGTTGTTGATAGGTATGTTGTCTTTAAGTGTGGTAACAGGATGCAGTGGAAGTGACAGTAATGTGGAGGAAAGCATAGCGCCGGAAGAAAGTAGCGAAAAAGTAGCGGAAGAGGTCACTGAGGATACAGAGTTAACAGAAATAGTGGTTGCAGAGTTAAGAAGTGAATTCTGGATTCAGGCATACCTGGCAGATAGTCTTGGCTTTTTTGAAGAAGAAGGTTTGGCGGTAGAGTTTGTGACGACTACGGATGGACCAGTGGCATTTCAGGCAATGCATGCTGGAAGTTCTCACTTTACCATGTTAAGTACGGAACCTGTTCTGAGAGCTCAGGATCAAGGTTTGGAGTCAACCATTCTTTTATCGACACTAAAGAACAAGCCATATATGCTCATTGGTGCAGAAGGGATTGAAAGGGTAGAAGACTTAAAGGGAGAAACCATATTTGCTGGAATGCCTGGTTCGGCTCCATATTCTTTTGCTGTATCTATTTTGGAAAAGCATGGTATGAGTGAAGAGGATGTGGAATGGGCACAAATGGAATATGGTGCATCTTTGGGAGCACTGGAAAATGGTCATGTAGCAGCTATATATCTACGTTCTACAGCAAAAGATGAAGCGGCTGCTATTAATGCTAATGTTATTGTAGATGTATCTGATTCTCAGCAACATGAAGAGATTTATGGTACGGCGAGATATGAATCTTCAATTATTGTGGGAACAAAAGAGTTTGTTGAAGATAATCCTGAGGAGGTTCAAGCTTTTGTAAATGCAATCGTTAAAGCGATGGCATGGTTGGAAGATGCTTCTAATGAAGAAGTGGTGGATATAGCAAGTGAGCATTTTCAAGGTAGAGGTATATCAGCGGATCAAATTGAATATTTGAGACCATCTTTAAATCCTGATGGAATGATTACGGAAGCAGGACATGAAACGATTATTGCCTTCTGTA
- a CDS encoding ABC transporter permease produces the protein MKWVNLTFTNAKELGIRLSGFVILILFWEFAVRIGWLNPFYTSQPTGVYYDLIDFYESGQLWRHTSVTLKEALWGLFFGSVAGIVVAFILGFSQNLAKVFEPLITGLYGIPKLALAPIFVLWFGLGIESKIIMSGLLVFFLVFFSTYGGIQDIDRNIVRSIRLMGATPFQIKVKVYLPATVPWILAGIKGGLGASLIGAIVGEYMGASAGLGWMISYATSFFQVERVMSCIFILFMIGVIFNGILKTFERLLLKWRAPTDFDQPL, from the coding sequence ATGAAATGGGTGAATCTCACTTTTACCAATGCAAAAGAACTTGGAATAAGGTTAAGTGGTTTTGTAATACTAATTTTGTTTTGGGAGTTTGCAGTACGTATCGGTTGGTTAAATCCATTTTACACGAGTCAGCCAACAGGAGTTTACTATGATCTTATTGATTTTTACGAAAGTGGTCAGCTATGGCGACACACCAGTGTTACGTTGAAAGAAGCTTTGTGGGGTTTGTTTTTTGGAAGTGTAGCAGGAATTGTAGTAGCGTTTATTTTAGGCTTTTCTCAAAATCTTGCAAAAGTGTTTGAACCTCTAATTACTGGATTATATGGAATACCGAAACTTGCCCTTGCTCCTATTTTTGTCCTGTGGTTCGGACTTGGGATTGAATCAAAAATTATTATGTCAGGATTATTGGTGTTTTTTTTGGTTTTTTTTAGCACTTATGGCGGCATTCAGGATATTGATAGAAATATTGTCCGATCGATACGACTGATGGGAGCAACCCCCTTTCAAATTAAAGTTAAGGTGTATCTTCCGGCAACAGTACCTTGGATTTTGGCTGGCATTAAAGGTGGATTGGGAGCTTCTTTGATTGGTGCAATTGTGGGAGAATATATGGGTGCAAGTGCAGGGTTAGGATGGATGATTTCTTACGCTACTTCTTTTTTTCAGGTAGAGAGAGTCATGTCCTGCATTTTTATTCTATTTATGATTGGCGTTATTTTCAATGGTATTTTAAAGACCTTCGAAAGACTTCTTCTTAAATGGAGAGCACCGACTGATTTTGATCAGCCGCTTTAA
- a CDS encoding ABC transporter ATP-binding protein, giving the protein MKNTLQNKMVFQVEGLHHSFFTKKGEETKVLEGIDFKVFENEFVAIVGPSGCGKSTILNLMSGLLRPTEGSVRLRNKEMDTIHSSIGYIAQSDTLLPWRTVRKNVEVGLEIRGIEKTTRKKRSMELIEKAELEGFEDAYPHELSGGMRKRVDIIKVLAVEPEIIFMDEPFASLDVFTREILQKYVLKVWSEDRRTIVFITHDLTEAITLADRIFILSQRPAKLKNTHCIDLERPRDPEELKFNPRFIELYEGIWKDLKSEVEMQVKEA; this is encoded by the coding sequence ATGAAAAATACACTTCAAAATAAAATGGTTTTTCAGGTGGAAGGGTTGCATCATAGCTTTTTCACTAAAAAAGGAGAAGAGACAAAGGTACTGGAAGGCATTGATTTCAAGGTGTTTGAGAATGAATTTGTTGCTATTGTAGGACCAAGTGGGTGCGGAAAAAGCACCATTTTGAATCTAATGTCGGGGTTATTAAGGCCTACGGAGGGCAGTGTGCGATTACGGAATAAGGAGATGGACACGATTCATTCTTCTATTGGATACATTGCTCAATCAGACACTTTGTTGCCGTGGAGAACTGTTCGAAAAAATGTAGAAGTGGGATTGGAAATTAGGGGAATTGAAAAAACTACTCGAAAGAAAAGGTCGATGGAACTTATAGAGAAAGCGGAGTTGGAAGGATTTGAAGATGCATATCCTCATGAACTTTCAGGTGGGATGCGTAAAAGGGTAGATATCATAAAAGTGTTAGCCGTAGAACCGGAAATTATTTTTATGGATGAGCCCTTTGCTTCTTTAGACGTGTTTACCAGAGAAATTCTTCAAAAATATGTCCTGAAAGTGTGGAGTGAAGACCGGCGCACTATTGTGTTTATTACCCATGACCTTACGGAAGCTATAACGCTTGCGGATAGAATTTTTATTCTTAGTCAAAGACCGGCAAAACTGAAAAATACTCACTGTATTGATCTAGAGCGTCCAAGAGATCCAGAAGAACTGAAATTCAACCCACGCTTTATAGAGCTGTATGAAGGAATATGGAAGGATTTGAAATCTGAGGTGGAAATGCAGGTGAAAGAAGCATGA